One Telluria mixta DNA window includes the following coding sequences:
- a CDS encoding TonB-dependent receptor, translating to MKNQQGRSTPNLLAMSIAAIAWSAPACAQVETQDGGIQEVIVTAQRTAAPESKTPVAMSVLTARQLDAIGADTPGALAARLPNTYLENSYDGLRITIRGVSNADVTEKGDTSAAFMVDGVYVARPQSQNTALYDVERIEVLRGPQGTLYGRNTTAGVVNVITKAPVDRFEGDVNATFGNHGERKVGAMVNVPVNDVLALRAAATWNEHDSYLKNGSNTPRGLGLDRDDRAARLSARLALGKNATLLVRYEASRDDSNNDSTVPDSNFYSGIATGQPVWNGDSTDRQLTYRFNPPNTRFEQGYSHKKASSLTADLSWDLGPATLSWLGGHRSFDHDYLYNFYYRVAPTIALGVRQPFTGTYSQDSHELRLATNGAGPVSAQGGVYWFRERARDTYYFRDLQAVGLPPYYVFGNDPVESRSKAVFGQATVRLADGLRATAGARYTEDDKSRVGYIGYQRTATFNAATDLRELNAGSISTDKTTWRLGLDYDLAPATLVYGSIATGYKAGGFNDGCAAGDSRNGVGCPAATALPAASLTYRPETVRAYEAGVKTRFLDGRASLNVAVFHYDYRNLQLSNEVVINGRPRYETTNAGAASIRGLEADGQVLATSADRFTYALTLLDAHYASYMPDGVHSWAGVKLDRTPARTLSLGWEHRLHLGSGVLTAGAGTRASAGYLLGVSQAGLKFRVPGHTESDLRLGWEPDGAPWSVLARVRNVEDKVRPMTISSSGLAVPTEPRTADVRFDYRF from the coding sequence ATGAAGAATCAGCAGGGTCGGTCGACCCCCAACCTGCTCGCCATGTCGATCGCGGCGATCGCATGGAGCGCGCCGGCGTGCGCGCAGGTGGAGACACAAGACGGCGGCATCCAGGAGGTGATCGTCACGGCGCAGCGGACGGCCGCGCCGGAATCGAAGACGCCGGTGGCAATGAGCGTGCTCACGGCGCGCCAGCTCGACGCGATCGGCGCCGACACGCCGGGTGCCCTCGCCGCGCGCCTGCCCAACACGTACCTGGAAAACTCGTACGACGGCCTGCGCATCACGATCCGCGGCGTCTCCAATGCGGACGTCACGGAAAAGGGCGACACGTCGGCCGCCTTCATGGTCGACGGCGTCTATGTTGCGCGGCCGCAGAGCCAGAACACGGCGCTGTACGACGTCGAGCGCATCGAAGTGCTGCGCGGTCCGCAGGGCACGCTGTACGGCCGCAACACGACGGCCGGCGTCGTCAATGTGATCACGAAGGCGCCCGTCGACCGCTTCGAGGGCGACGTCAACGCCACCTTCGGCAACCATGGCGAGCGCAAGGTCGGCGCCATGGTCAACGTGCCGGTGAACGACGTGCTCGCGCTGCGCGCCGCCGCCACCTGGAACGAGCACGACTCTTACCTGAAGAACGGTTCGAACACGCCGCGCGGCCTGGGCCTGGACCGCGACGACCGCGCCGCGCGCCTGTCGGCCAGGCTGGCACTCGGCAAGAACGCCACGCTGCTCGTCCGCTACGAAGCGAGCCGCGACGACAGCAACAACGACAGCACGGTGCCCGACTCGAATTTCTACAGCGGCATCGCCACCGGCCAGCCGGTGTGGAACGGCGATTCCACCGACCGGCAGCTGACCTATCGCTTCAACCCGCCGAACACGCGGTTCGAACAGGGCTACTCGCACAAGAAGGCGTCCAGCCTGACGGCGGACCTGAGCTGGGACCTCGGCCCGGCGACGCTGTCGTGGCTGGGCGGGCACCGCAGCTTCGACCACGACTACCTGTACAACTTCTACTACCGCGTGGCGCCGACGATCGCGCTGGGCGTGCGCCAGCCGTTCACCGGCACGTACAGCCAGGATTCGCACGAACTGCGCCTCGCGACGAACGGCGCCGGCCCCGTGAGCGCCCAGGGCGGCGTGTACTGGTTCCGCGAACGCGCGCGCGACACCTACTATTTCCGCGACCTGCAGGCCGTCGGCCTGCCGCCCTACTACGTGTTCGGCAACGACCCGGTCGAATCCCGGAGCAAGGCCGTATTCGGACAGGCGACGGTCCGCCTGGCGGACGGCCTGCGCGCCACGGCCGGCGCCCGCTATACGGAAGACGACAAGTCGCGCGTCGGCTATATCGGCTACCAGCGCACTGCGACGTTCAACGCGGCCACCGACCTGCGCGAGCTGAACGCCGGCAGCATTTCCACCGACAAGACGACGTGGCGCCTGGGCCTCGACTACGACCTGGCCCCGGCCACCCTCGTCTACGGCTCGATCGCGACCGGCTACAAGGCGGGCGGCTTCAACGACGGCTGCGCCGCGGGCGATTCGCGCAACGGCGTCGGCTGCCCCGCCGCCACCGCGCTGCCGGCCGCCAGCCTCACGTACCGGCCGGAGACCGTGCGCGCCTACGAGGCGGGCGTCAAGACCCGCTTCCTGGACGGACGCGCAAGCCTGAACGTGGCCGTGTTCCACTACGACTACCGCAACCTGCAGCTGTCGAACGAGGTCGTGATCAACGGCCGCCCGCGCTACGAAACGACGAACGCGGGCGCGGCGTCGATCCGCGGCCTGGAGGCGGATGGCCAGGTGCTCGCGACGAGCGCCGACCGCTTCACGTATGCCCTCACCCTGCTCGACGCGCACTACGCCAGCTACATGCCGGACGGCGTGCATTCCTGGGCCGGAGTCAAGCTGGACCGCACGCCGGCGCGCACCCTGTCGCTCGGCTGGGAACATCGCCTACACCTCGGCAGCGGCGTGCTGACGGCCGGTGCGGGCACCCGCGCGAGCGCCGGCTACCTGCTGGGCGTGTCGCAGGCGGGCCTGAAGTTCCGCGTCCCCGGTCATACGGAGTCCGACCTGCGTCTCGGTTGGGAGCCGGATGGCGCGCCGTGGAGCGTGCTCGCACGCGTGCGCAACGTCGAGGACAAGGTGCGGCCGATGACGATCAGTTCGTCGGGTCTCGCCGTGCCGACCGAGCCGCGCACGGCCGACGTCCGCTTCGATTACCGCTTCTGA
- a CDS encoding metal-dependent hydrolase, with translation MDNLTHSVVGLGIGALIDRSVPPEATSDAQRVRTRMLLTIGCLASNFPDLDLVLTKLLEAPLGYLLHHRGHTHTLLAVLGEVALLLGLVWLLWPAARGLLRTSPRARTAALLAACVGMVLHISMDGLNVYGVHPFWPFNARWYYGDLIFIVEPVFWIAFGIPLALMARSPVWRGLLLALLVGVPVAVTFAGFLQWGSLAGLLALAGVLAWIARWRMRRAGGDRGRTVLAAGLAASVAFVALQAAAMHTARDTVATAIARLDPGERLLDTALSAYPANPLCWSFVTVATDATHGSYHLRRGQLSVAPGITPVASCPAGIAGRAAGDDVQLAWQGDARDSLARLHDLQQNNCHFNAWLRFARAPAIDGTTATDARWSPLGSANFSTIDYADDAAAPCPRPVPHWGYPRADLLRQP, from the coding sequence ATGGATAATCTTACCCACTCCGTCGTCGGCCTCGGCATCGGCGCGCTGATCGACCGCAGCGTCCCGCCCGAGGCGACATCCGACGCGCAGCGCGTGCGAACGCGCATGCTGCTTACCATCGGCTGCCTCGCGAGCAATTTCCCCGACCTGGACCTCGTGCTCACGAAGCTGCTCGAAGCGCCGCTGGGCTATCTGCTGCATCACCGCGGCCATACGCACACGTTGCTGGCGGTGCTCGGCGAAGTCGCACTGCTGCTGGGACTCGTGTGGCTGCTGTGGCCGGCCGCGCGCGGCCTGCTGCGCACCAGCCCGCGTGCCCGGACCGCGGCGCTGCTGGCGGCCTGCGTCGGCATGGTGCTGCATATTTCGATGGACGGCCTGAACGTCTACGGCGTGCATCCGTTCTGGCCGTTCAATGCGCGCTGGTATTACGGCGACCTCATCTTTATCGTCGAGCCCGTGTTCTGGATCGCGTTCGGCATCCCGCTCGCCCTCATGGCGCGCAGTCCGGTGTGGCGTGGGCTGCTGCTGGCCTTGCTGGTGGGCGTGCCCGTCGCCGTCACGTTCGCCGGATTCCTGCAATGGGGTTCGCTGGCCGGGCTGCTGGCCCTGGCCGGTGTCCTGGCGTGGATTGCACGCTGGCGGATGCGGCGGGCAGGCGGTGACCGTGGCCGCACCGTACTGGCCGCCGGGCTGGCCGCATCCGTCGCCTTCGTTGCGCTGCAGGCAGCGGCCATGCACACGGCCCGCGATACGGTCGCGACAGCCATCGCCCGCCTCGACCCGGGCGAGCGCCTGCTCGACACCGCCCTGTCCGCCTATCCTGCCAATCCGCTGTGCTGGTCGTTCGTGACGGTGGCCACCGATGCCACGCACGGCAGCTACCACCTGCGCCGCGGCCAGCTCAGCGTCGCGCCTGGCATCACGCCGGTCGCATCCTGCCCCGCCGGGATCGCAGGCCGCGCCGCCGGCGACGATGTGCAATTGGCCTGGCAAGGCGACGCGCGCGACAGCCTCGCCCGGCTGCACGACCTGCAACAGAACAATTGCCACTTCAACGCATGGCTGCGGTTCGCCCGGGCGCCGGCCATCGATGGCACGACGGCGACGGACGCGCGCTGGAGCCCGCTGGGCAGCGCCAATTTCTCGACGATCGACTATGCCGACGACGCAGCGGCGCCCTGCCCCCGACCTGTACCGCACTGGGGCTATCCGCGCGCCGACCTGTTGCGACAGCCTTGA
- a CDS encoding glycosyltransferase, protein MPTTSSQPRVSVLVPTFEQAHFIARALASLQAQTLDAWEAVVVDDGSRDATAAVVAPFLEDGRIRYLALDANEGLGRALNVALDATTAPLVAYLPSDDVLYPRHLETLAAALAAAPEAVLAVSGVRWHYNREAEGSVPGEGLQLVQAMHRRTGLRWTERAELESDDLDRLYWSRLQALGASVGTGIVSCEWVDHPRQRHKLMREPAGGINPFRRHYRVHTPLRFHTRTGNPIDEVALYRRLRERPPTPRAQDGLTILLVGELAYNAERVLALEEQGHTLYGLWTDTPAWFNAVGPLPFGHVEDLPRDDWRAALRRLRPDVIYAQLNWQAVPFCHDVLLASAGIPFVWHFKEGPFICLEKGTWPQLLDLYRMADGRIFSCPETRDWFELASPGLTRTRPCHVLDGDLPKRDWFDGPVAPPLSAADGEVHTVVPGRPIGLHPPTVAALAAAGIHLHFYGDFTHGQWREWIATTQALAAHHLHLHGNVAQDRWVEEFSRYDAGWLHCFASRNAGELRRADWDDLNLPARVATLAAAGLPLIQRDNGDAIVAAQALARRLGVGVFYDDIDSLAAQLRDGPHMQALRARMWARREQFCFDTHVPALVAFFRQVIAHASSGPRVAG, encoded by the coding sequence ATGCCGACGACATCTTCCCAACCCCGCGTGAGCGTGCTGGTGCCGACCTTCGAACAGGCGCATTTCATCGCCCGCGCGCTCGCGAGCCTGCAGGCCCAGACGCTGGACGCGTGGGAGGCCGTGGTGGTGGACGACGGCTCGCGCGACGCCACGGCGGCGGTCGTCGCCCCCTTCCTGGAAGATGGGCGCATCCGCTACCTCGCGCTGGACGCGAACGAGGGGCTGGGACGGGCGCTGAACGTGGCGCTGGACGCGACGACGGCGCCGCTCGTCGCCTACCTGCCCAGCGACGACGTGCTTTATCCGCGCCACCTGGAGACGCTGGCGGCGGCGCTCGCGGCGGCGCCGGAGGCCGTGCTGGCGGTGTCCGGCGTGCGCTGGCACTACAACCGCGAGGCCGAAGGATCCGTCCCCGGCGAGGGGCTACAGCTCGTCCAGGCCATGCACCGGCGCACCGGCTTGCGCTGGACCGAGCGCGCCGAGCTCGAGTCCGACGACCTCGACCGGCTGTACTGGTCGCGCCTGCAGGCGCTGGGCGCCAGCGTGGGGACGGGTATCGTGTCCTGCGAGTGGGTCGACCACCCGCGCCAGCGCCACAAGCTGATGCGCGAGCCGGCGGGCGGCATCAACCCGTTCCGCCGGCACTACCGCGTGCACACGCCGCTGCGCTTTCACACGCGCACGGGTAATCCGATCGACGAGGTGGCGCTGTACCGCCGCCTGCGCGAACGTCCGCCGACGCCGCGCGCGCAAGACGGCCTCACGATCCTGCTCGTGGGCGAACTGGCCTACAACGCGGAACGCGTGCTGGCGCTGGAAGAGCAGGGGCACACCTTGTACGGCCTGTGGACGGACACGCCGGCGTGGTTCAACGCGGTGGGCCCGCTGCCGTTCGGCCACGTCGAAGACCTGCCCCGCGACGACTGGCGCGCGGCGCTGCGGCGGCTCCGACCCGACGTGATCTACGCGCAGCTGAACTGGCAGGCCGTGCCGTTCTGCCACGATGTCCTGTTAGCCAGCGCGGGCATCCCGTTTGTCTGGCACTTCAAGGAAGGGCCGTTCATCTGCCTGGAGAAGGGCACGTGGCCGCAACTGCTCGACCTGTACCGCATGGCGGACGGACGCATCTTCAGCTGCCCCGAGACGCGTGACTGGTTCGAGTTGGCGTCGCCGGGCCTGACGCGCACCCGTCCGTGCCACGTCCTCGACGGCGACCTGCCCAAGCGCGACTGGTTCGACGGTCCCGTCGCGCCGCCGCTGTCCGCCGCCGACGGCGAGGTCCACACGGTCGTGCCGGGCCGCCCGATCGGGCTGCACCCGCCCACGGTCGCGGCACTGGCGGCGGCCGGCATCCACCTGCATTTCTACGGCGACTTCACGCATGGCCAGTGGCGCGAGTGGATCGCGACGACGCAGGCACTGGCGGCTCACCACCTGCACCTGCACGGCAACGTGGCGCAAGACCGCTGGGTCGAGGAATTCTCGCGCTACGACGCCGGCTGGCTGCATTGCTTCGCGAGCCGCAATGCAGGCGAGCTGCGCCGCGCGGACTGGGACGACCTGAACCTGCCGGCCCGCGTCGCCACGTTGGCCGCGGCCGGCCTGCCGCTGATCCAGCGCGACAACGGCGACGCTATCGTCGCGGCGCAGGCGCTGGCGCGCCGGCTCGGTGTCGGCGTGTTTTATGACGACATCGATTCACTGGCGGCGCAGTTGCGGGACGGACCGCATATGCAGGCACTGCGCGCGCGCATGTGGGCGCGGCGCGAGCAGTTCTGCTTCGACACGCATGTGCCGGCGCTCGTCGCGTTCTTCCGGCAAGTCATCGCCCATGCGAGCAGCGGGCCGCGGGTGGCAGGCTAG
- a CDS encoding tetratricopeptide repeat protein → MRKLLIWTMSCAALHGAAAHAQPGGNRDAESELSYRSYVTSTKRIKCLYGYAANKTGDHAAAIQIFEDCIRRWNDVFSMIGLAQMYETGIGIREDAAQSTALMRRAAQLDDGSSYPSLARYHYGVALAEGYGIQKNIAEARTWLRKAAEEGVNEAADYLAQLDRAAP, encoded by the coding sequence ATGCGCAAGTTACTGATCTGGACCATGTCGTGTGCCGCCCTTCACGGCGCGGCGGCACATGCCCAGCCGGGCGGCAATCGCGATGCCGAAAGCGAACTGAGCTATCGGTCCTACGTCACCAGCACCAAGCGCATCAAATGCCTGTACGGCTATGCGGCGAACAAGACCGGCGACCACGCGGCCGCCATCCAGATCTTCGAAGACTGCATCCGGCGCTGGAACGACGTGTTTTCCATGATCGGCCTGGCGCAGATGTACGAAACCGGCATCGGCATCCGCGAGGACGCCGCGCAATCGACCGCCCTGATGCGCCGGGCGGCCCAACTGGACGACGGTTCGAGCTATCCGAGCCTCGCCCGCTATCACTATGGCGTCGCCCTGGCGGAGGGATATGGCATCCAGAAAAATATCGCCGAAGCGCGGACATGGCTCCGCAAGGCGGCCGAGGAAGGCGTGAACGAAGCGGCCGACTACCTCGCCCAACTGGATCGCGCAGCGCCATGA
- a CDS encoding carotenoid biosynthesis protein: protein MTPLLRRRLPVITGTLLVVFLLVLAKRIGGETTMALVASSLLMFGCCWASAAHLLGGTAALRLVAIATSFGWLAEQLGSSYGWFFGSYDYTPVLGPALGDVPIVIPLMWFALTYVGYVIANLIVWQDPVDRPASLGHDAIMALLGAMVVTCYDLGVDPYMVYVLKAWIMTEKDGWWFGETVQGFAGWMTVSFAILFAFRRLARVRTKPADAGTVLPTMRHVFVPLGVYAGLMVFQVLLGYPVEARTIALFAMGFPLLAATIGLLRWQGILARPATDEVTPAALPAETLQEAA from the coding sequence ATGACCCCGTTGCTGCGCCGTCGTCTGCCCGTCATCACCGGCACCCTGCTGGTGGTTTTCCTGCTCGTTCTCGCCAAGCGCATCGGCGGCGAGACCACCATGGCCCTCGTCGCCAGCTCGCTGCTGATGTTCGGCTGCTGCTGGGCCAGTGCCGCCCACCTGCTGGGCGGCACCGCCGCGCTGCGCCTCGTCGCCATCGCAACGAGTTTCGGCTGGCTCGCCGAGCAGCTCGGGTCCTCGTACGGCTGGTTCTTCGGCAGCTACGACTACACGCCCGTGCTCGGGCCGGCCCTGGGCGACGTGCCCATCGTGATCCCGCTGATGTGGTTCGCGCTGACGTACGTCGGCTACGTGATCGCCAACCTGATCGTGTGGCAGGACCCCGTCGACCGCCCCGCGTCGCTGGGCCACGACGCCATCATGGCGCTGCTGGGCGCGATGGTCGTCACGTGCTACGACCTCGGTGTCGACCCGTACATGGTCTACGTGCTGAAGGCCTGGATCATGACGGAGAAGGACGGCTGGTGGTTCGGCGAGACCGTGCAGGGCTTCGCCGGCTGGATGACGGTATCGTTCGCGATCCTGTTCGCGTTCCGCCGCCTCGCGCGCGTGCGCACGAAGCCTGCCGATGCGGGCACCGTGCTGCCGACGATGCGCCACGTGTTCGTGCCGCTGGGCGTCTACGCCGGCCTGATGGTGTTCCAGGTGCTGCTCGGCTACCCCGTCGAGGCGCGCACGATCGCGCTGTTCGCGATGGGCTTCCCGCTGCTCGCGGCCACCATCGGCCTGCTGCGCTGGCAAGGCATCCTGGCCCGTCCCGCCACCGACGAAGTCACGCCGGCCGCCTTGCCGGCCGAGACGCTGCAGGAGGCCGCATGA